The Methanosarcina acetivorans C2A genome includes the window CATCGAAATATCCTTGTTCTGTAATTTCGGAGCTTCCTTTCAAAGTTATGGTCTTCATACCAAAGGTGCGGGCAAACTCCTGAACATTTTGATGGAAATCCGGCTCATATGAAATTCCTGTTTCTATTTTTACAGCCAAGCAGTACCGTGAATTTTTCAGATATCTATTATTCAAGTCTTTACTTCCGGACCCCTTCTCAAAATTTTTCCAGCTCGAAGCCCACATAGGGGTAAGGTAAATCGTGCCTTTGCCTCTACAGGCAAGCATAGCTCTGGCATAAGCCTCATTTCCTCCAAGCGCCGTACTGATACAATCTTCAACAATCTCTCCAGCTTTATCCTTCAGGAAAAAAAGTGGACATCCAAGATCTATGAAATCCTTTTCCAGCTCCCCAAGAACGTGTCCGCAGGTACCGTAGAAAATAAGGATCCCATCGGAAAATGCAGCCATTTCCCGGATATTTCGGAAAACTTCGGACTTCAGCAGCTCAAGGTCGGCATGCAGCCCAAGCCTGAGCAGGTTTACAACCACACTTACCTGCTGTCCTGCCTTTTCATTCATTTTCTCACATACTTTTCCAAGGAAAGGAAAAGGGGCAAGGAACTTTGCTAGAGTTTCGAAATCAGGGTTGAACCCGGTTTTGAAAAACATCTGAACTCTGTCCAGAGGAATTGTCCTCGGGATGCATTTTCCGGCCCTGAGTTTCCGAAGAAACCCCGAATTATTCCCGTTCTCCACGACGATTAGCTGCTTCAGTTCGCAGTCTTTCGAAAGCACATGTACAAGCTCGTCTTCGAGCATACCACAGGCGATAATACTTAACACAGGCATGTTTCACTTACAGTTGTATATCAGATCTGCATTCTCAGCTTCAATAGCAATATTTAGTTTTTTTTGGACCAGTTCAACTTTTTATTATTAGTTCAGGTTCTGCAGATCAGTTCAGCTTTTTATTTTTAGTTCAGGTTCTGTAGATCAGTTCAGCTTTTTATTTTTAGTTCAGGTTCTGTAGATCAGTTCAGGCTAATCAGGCTAATCCGATATGATAGTTATGTAATCAAAATCAACAGCTAAAAAGAAGTAATAGAAGGGTTTGGAGTTTAAAAGGGACGAGGATAGCAAAACAAAAACGATTACCGACTTTCCTCACATCACTCCATATACCTGCTCCTTTCAATAGTTATATTAATCGGCAAGTCAACGTTTATTGTCCGGTTTTTATTAGTCTTATTTGTTTACGGTTTCTTTTCTTGGAAGTTCCGGATCTGGAGTTTCCATATTTATTTTTTTGATTTTTCAGGAATTTTCTTATCAGGAGTAACTCCGTAATACTTTGTCCTTGCAGCTCCCCAGATACAACCATTTTTCCCGAAGATCTTCAGCTCAAGGTTCTGAATAGACTTGCAGATACTATTGCCCTCTCTTGCACCCTTGCAGACTATGCAAAGCTTTTCGCAAAAAACAGGGGGCTTTCCCTTTTCATCAACCATATCCTCACTCCTGATTCAGTGTATTTTTCTATAGGTATCCCGCAGGTGCGATTCGGTCTTTTCATCAATACGTTTTCTTGACAGGATACCTGTATGAATACTTAACCTGTACGAATACTTAATTTGACCGGAAACACGGCGTATTTTCCGGTTAGAGAAGTTTCGTTCCTGCTGCAGGACCGGGGGCACACTGGAAAACGTCGCTTATCATGACCTCGATGAGGGTTTTTGCAGGAAGACCTGGTTTTGCAGCATTCACAATTGCTTTCATCTTATCGAATTTTTCGCCTGACCTGATAATTGTAGCTTTTCCTTTTATCTGGTAGCATCCGCCTGTTTCCGGCCCCCATACATAGATTGCAACTATTGGGTTTTCTTCCAGGTTTGCAAGGGATTTGACCATGAAATTGTCTGCAATCCAGATAGTCTCGTCATCTACAAGCTGGCAGAAACCTATAGGCACTACGTTAGGAACTCCCTCTTTTGAAGCCGTTGCAACAGGAAAGATCTTTACTTTCGAAAAAGCAGTCTTCATCTCTTCGCTTAACTTTACCATAATATTTTCACCATCAGGTTGATTTGCAGTATAAATTTATATATTTAAGCGTTAGAATTCTGTACCTGAAGAGGTATTTGTGTACTTTAATAACCTTTGCTGACTAACTATGTCTCATTAAGTGCCATTTAAGTTTAAAAGAGGATAATATCGATGCTTAAGGAGATTCGAGATCTTGGTGAGGAGATACTGGAAAAAATTGGGCGTGAGATTGGTTCCAGAAACGAAAAAGTTATTTACTGGAAAAAATGGCTGCAATGGTACGAGTTCGGTTCCGAGTTCACAGACGATCCTTATGCCTGGCTTTCTGTCGTTTTGGCCTTAAAATCCGTGGACTCCGGAAATTACGGTGTAGGTAGCATTCTTGTTGATGCAGACGGAAAAGTAATTTCCATGGGGCACAATCTTGTGTACTCTCCACATTTTAGGAGTGACCTGCATGGAGAAATGGTTGCCTTAAATCTGTTTGAAAACGAACACCCGAACATTACCACCCTTGAAGGGTATACGCTTTACACCTCGCTTGAGTCCTGTCCCATGTGCCTGATAAGACTGATTTCTTCAGGAGTAAATGCTATTCTTCATGTTTCCTCCGACCCGAGAGCCGGAATGGTCGGAATGATTGATTTTTTACCCTCTCTCTGGAGAGATCTTTCAACACGCCAAACCTTTGCAAAAGCTGCGTGCTCCGAAGAGCTTTCAAAAGCTGCAATGGAAATTATGCTGATTAATGCCGAAGAATTGCTGGAAGTCCTGAGAAAACGCAGTGCCTGATAAACTGAGATCTTGCTTATTTATCTCGAAAATATTCAAAAAAAGGCTTGAAAATGAAAAAAACAAAAAGTATCGTTTTTTAGCCTGATCAATAGCAGAAATCTATTGTTCAGAAATTTATGCTTGTCCTGTATCCGAACTCGACGCTGTAATCCAGATAATAGACAAGCTCAGGCTCTATTTTTATCAGGATGGTATCCGGATCAGGAGGCATATCTGCAGTAACAGGGAATTTGGCTGCTATGATCTCCCCGACTTCTCGCAGTTCTGTCTCATCAGTTACTATCGATGCCTTACCTTCGACCTGGAGTGCCTGCATATCAAACCAATCAGGATCATCCTCATCAACCGTAAAGGCTACATAAGGGTTGTTAAGGATGTTCTGGACTTTCCGGGTGTTTTTATTGGTTGCCACGTATACGATTTCATCTTTGGAAACATACGCCATCGTATGAGCCATTGGCCTGCCCTGAGGGCTGAGGGTTGCGAGGTTCAGGTAATTGTGAGTTGCAAGGTATTCGCAAATCTTAGCTTTGAGCTCTTCTGTCATATTCCCCACCATAAATTGTAACTTTTAGTTGGATCCCATCAGAGATCTTTTACATCGAGCCTTTCCAGATACCATATTCCAGGATATTCTTCGATCAATGCTATGAAGGGAAAAAAATCTACTCATGACCCAACTGATATTTGCAGTCCTTTTCCCATACACTTTATAGGGACAAAATTTATAAATTTTTCTTATAAATTACGGAACCTGCAAGTAAAAATACAGCGGGAATAGCAAAAAAAGAGCAAGTGGCTCAGAGAAAAGAAGCATTGACCTTTTCAGAAGAGAAAACAGGTCAGAATGAAAGAAGTCAAAGTAAAAAAGTCAAAGTAAAAAAGTCAAAGTAAAAAAGTCAAAATGAAAGAAGTCGAAATGAAAGAAGCAATCAGGACTTTCGCTTCTTCACACACTCTTTTAGCCTTTCTTCAAGCCGAATACGGGAAATAAAAACTCCAAACTGGGTTGCGATGGTTTCAATAACCGTACGCACGCTATCCGAAAGCTCATATTCCATACTTGAGGCAAGATAAAAAGCGGCAATGACCTCGTTTTCGGACTTCACCGGAATTATTGCCGTAGCTCTCAGGTTTTCCTGCCTGAGGGCATCGTCTCTGGAGGTGAGAAGGAGGTCTATATGCTGCTTATAGACAGGCTGCCCTATCATAACCAGCTTGGTATTTGGGGAATTTGCACCGTAGTAAGAGGCATTCTCAACAAAGGTAGGAGAAAAACCACGCTGGATGGCTAGAGTCATATCGCCGGTGTCTTCATCAACCAGGTAGATGCCTCCAGCATCGATTTCATCTATTTGAAGACACGAATCAAGCAATATATCAAGGGTCTCATCCAGGTGTTGCGAAGTGCTAAGAGAAATTCCAAGGTCTCGCTGGATATAAAGCAGCTTCTCTTTTCGCTTTCTTTCGGTAATATCAAGAATTATACCTTTAAGGTACTTTACGACTCCGTTCTCATCGGCTTCGATAAAGGTTCTTTCATCAACCCAGCGTACTTCCCCGGACTTTGTCAGTATCCTGTATTCCTGGGAGAAGTCAACATAGTCTTCCTCAATTCTTCTTGAGAGCTCTCTTTCGACCCTTTCAAGGTCATCAGGGTGCACTATGTTCCCATACAGAAGTTTCCCTGAAGTGAATTCTTCTACCGTATACCCGAACTGTTTTACGTTCTCAGAAACAAACTCTGCAGGCCAGTACTTCTCGGGCCGCCACAGGAAAACAGTGACAGGAACTTTATTTATTACTGAAATCAGCTCTTTCGCCATCTCAAGTGCACTGCATAAAGCCATCTCATTGAGATATTTGCAGGCTTTTTGTTTGCTGATACTTCCGTTTTTAGTCGAATTTGAGGTCGCTTTAGCCATCTTATTCTCCGTTCAGGAACCTTTTACAGGAAGCTATGAGAAAATTTCATGTATTTAATTTTTTTGCTACAATTACATAGAAAGACGCAATAAATTAAATAGATTGTGATTTGGGTTTCAGGCAGGATCATGATGAAGAGGCACATTGCTGTTTAAACGACTATAGGTCGGAACCCTGGAATTGTCAGAAAGAAAGAAAAAGCAGGGGAAAAATATATAAACTAAACTTCAATCAGGCTTTTTTCGGGAGAGGACGTGATAAGAAAATAGTAATCAAGACTAAGAATAAGAAGAAAAAAATGAGAATAAAGAAAAAGACTAAGAATAAGAAGAAAAAAAATGAGAATAAAGAAAAAGACTAAGAATAAGAAGAAAACGAGTGGGAATATGAAGAAAAGTAAGAATAATAAGAAAAATAGTAAGAAAAAGAAAAGAAAGAGAAGAAGAATAAAAAATAGAGCAAATTTTTCAGTCAAGCAAATTTCTTTATGAACTTTTTTATATCCTCGTCTTGCCAGCCGTCTATTAATTCCCGGACAGCAGCATCTCTTACAAATTCATCTTTTTCCTTAAGGGCTATCTCCTTAATAAGGGGAAGAGTGCCGGAGTCCGCATGCCAGATTTTTGCAAGTTCCTGAACTGCAGTAATCCGTACAAAATTATCGCTGTCATTAAGCAACCTATCCTTTACGAGGTGAAGTGTTTCCGGCTTTTTATGCCAGGTTTTTGCAAGCTCTTCCATGGCATTTTTCCGGACCGAATAATGTTCGTCAGAAACAGCTTTATCCATGATCAGTTCAAAGGTCCCGGGCTCTTCAGGCCATAAGGAAGCGAGCAGGCTGACTGCAATTCCCCTGACCATGTTGTCCTCATCGTGAATGCACCTGTCCCTGATAAAATCCAGAATTTCAGGCTCATTCCGCCAGCCGTTTGCAAGTTCCTGGATCGCAACCCCCCTTATGGAATAATGGTCATCCTTAACTGCCCTTTCCTTAATAAAGGGAAGGATATCTTCTCTGGAAGGCCATTTCTCTGCCAGTTCCTGCAAAGCTACACTCCTTACAGCATAGTGCTCGTCATCCAGGGCTTTATCCATGAGCAGCTGAAGGACGGCAGGTTCTGTACTCCAGTATTTTGCAACGTTCTGGACTGCAATAGCCCTGGCAAAACTGTCTTTTTCTTTTACAACCCTATCTGTAATAAAACTCAGACTGCAACAGCTTTTACCCCAGCACCTGGAAAGCTCCTGAAGAGCCACACTCCGGACGAATTTATCTCCCGCATTCTCGGCCCAGTCCCTCAATAGCTCAGGAATTTCAGGCAAATGCTTCCAGTTTTCTGCAAGCTCTTTTACAGCAGCTCTTCGGACCTCATAATTGCAGTCTTCGATAGCTCTTTCCCGGAGAAGAGGCAGAGTTTCCGGGTTTCCCTTCCAGAACCTTGCCAGCTCCTGAAGTGCAGCCTTTCGAACTGAATAATGGCTGTCCTCAACAGCCCGCTCTTTAATGAATTCAAAAATATCTTCGTTTTCACTGTAATTTATTGCAAGGGTAAGAAGAGCTTCACGTCTAACCACATGATCCTTTTCTCTTACTGCCCGAGCTTTAAGTAACTCCAGAGACCTAAAAGAAATTGCCTCTTTATCGTCAGGATCTCCGGGGGGAAGAGATGTAACACTTTCAGGCATTTCTTTCCACCTACTTCTTTTCTACCACCAATTCAATATCTACCGAAATATGATAAACCTGATTAATATATTCACATTTGTTATTTAAATTATACATAAAAAAATTATTGAATTAAAAGCCTCATATAAAAAAATTAAAATCAGCAATAAAGCATATTCGCCAATTTGCCCTGCGATTATTTTTGATTTAGGAGCAGTTGAAAATAAATCTTTTGGAATTTTCAACCCTGTATTAAAAAAGAAATTCGCAAAGATGAAGGGTTCAGGCTGTTTCAGTTTCCGCATATCTGGGATCACATTACCGGTTCGGCTTCCTTAAAAGCCTTACCTGACCTGGTCGAATTTCAATTTGACTTACTCAAAACTTTACTTGATATGGTTAAAGTTTGATTTCACTTACTCAAAACCTTACCTGACTTCTTTGGAGCTTGGCTTACTTTACGCTTGATTTGACTTTTCTAGGGCAGTGATAGATCAATTTAATATATCACCGGAAACATCATCATAAATATAATTTATAGAGAGAAACGGAGAGATTATTCTAAAAGACTTTACTGAAAGCAATTATAGCAGGTTGTCTCATAACCATTTTAAATTGTACAATTGGGTAATACCCATTTCAATTTTTATTTCATTTCAACAATGAGAGATAATTTTCATGGGTCAACATAGAGTATTTGTTATTCTCGCTCGAATTCCCCCTTTATTCCATCCTTTACTTCCTCCTCCAACTATCATTTTCAGCATACTTTTCAGGTTTTTCCCTTCTCTTTTTATAAAGTCTGCTATTTTCTTTATATTATGTACAGTACACATCATAACAAATTCAATTCCTGTCTTCCTTTTCCCTCTCAATAAGAATTCTCTGAACCCTCTATCCTGTTTCATCTGACCAAACACAGGTTCTACGGTAGACATTCTTTTCTGATACTTTTCCGTCCCCTTCTCTGTGTTCAGTTTATCCCTCATATCCTCCATCAAATGTTCCCTAGGATCTCTTGTTATTGTCCTTTTTCCGCTCTTAGAGTCTATCCGAAAAGTATTTTACTTACGATTTAGGGTAATGTTTTGTAGTGACAAAACGAAAAACGGGACACGACTACGAGATCTCTGATGAATTGTGGACTAAAATAAAAGCTTTACTGCCATTGCCCAAACCTAAAAAGAAGGCTGGAAGACCGCGAGAGGATGATCGGAAAATAATGAATGGCATTTTCTACCTCCTTCGTACAGGTTGCCAATGGAAAGCGTTGCCAAGATGTTATGGAGTGCCAGGTACTGTACATGATAGATTTCAGGAATGGCAAATATCAGGCTTATTTGAGAAAATATGGCAATTAGGTCTGCTGGATTATGATGATGAAGAAGGGCTAGAGTGGGAATGGCAAGCTATTGATGGAGCTATGACAAAAGCACCATTGGGTGGAGCTGGAACAGGAGCAAATCCTACTGATCGTGGCAAAAAAGGTACAAAAAGGAGTC containing:
- a CDS encoding DUF1638 domain-containing protein codes for the protein MPVLSIIACGMLEDELVHVLSKDCELKQLIVVENGNNSGFLRKLRAGKCIPRTIPLDRVQMFFKTGFNPDFETLAKFLAPFPFLGKVCEKMNEKAGQQVSVVVNLLRLGLHADLELLKSEVFRNIREMAAFSDGILIFYGTCGHVLGELEKDFIDLGCPLFFLKDKAGEIVEDCISTALGGNEAYARAMLACRGKGTIYLTPMWASSWKNFEKGSGSKDLNNRYLKNSRYCLAVKIETGISYEPDFHQNVQEFARTFGMKTITLKGSSEITEQGYFDARKALVKNSDCLPKNHQDMEF
- a CDS encoding pyridoxamine 5'-phosphate oxidase family protein, whose protein sequence is MVKLSEEMKTAFSKVKIFPVATASKEGVPNVVPIGFCQLVDDETIWIADNFMVKSLANLEENPIVAIYVWGPETGGCYQIKGKATIIRSGEKFDKMKAIVNAAKPGLPAKTLIEVMISDVFQCAPGPAAGTKLL
- a CDS encoding nucleoside deaminase, translated to MLKEIRDLGEEILEKIGREIGSRNEKVIYWKKWLQWYEFGSEFTDDPYAWLSVVLALKSVDSGNYGVGSILVDADGKVISMGHNLVYSPHFRSDLHGEMVALNLFENEHPNITTLEGYTLYTSLESCPMCLIRLISSGVNAILHVSSDPRAGMVGMIDFLPSLWRDLSTRQTFAKAACSEELSKAAMEIMLINAEELLEVLRKRSA
- a CDS encoding pyridoxamine 5'-phosphate oxidase family protein, whose protein sequence is MTEELKAKICEYLATHNYLNLATLSPQGRPMAHTMAYVSKDEIVYVATNKNTRKVQNILNNPYVAFTVDEDDPDWFDMQALQVEGKASIVTDETELREVGEIIAAKFPVTADMPPDPDTILIKIEPELVYYLDYSVEFGYRTSINF
- a CDS encoding GAF domain-containing protein; amino-acid sequence: MAKATSNSTKNGSISKQKACKYLNEMALCSALEMAKELISVINKVPVTVFLWRPEKYWPAEFVSENVKQFGYTVEEFTSGKLLYGNIVHPDDLERVERELSRRIEEDYVDFSQEYRILTKSGEVRWVDERTFIEADENGVVKYLKGIILDITERKRKEKLLYIQRDLGISLSTSQHLDETLDILLDSCLQIDEIDAGGIYLVDEDTGDMTLAIQRGFSPTFVENASYYGANSPNTKLVMIGQPVYKQHIDLLLTSRDDALRQENLRATAIIPVKSENEVIAAFYLASSMEYELSDSVRTVIETIATQFGVFISRIRLEERLKECVKKRKS
- a CDS encoding HEAT repeat domain-containing protein — translated: MPESVTSLPPGDPDDKEAISFRSLELLKARAVREKDHVVRREALLTLAINYSENEDIFEFIKERAVEDSHYSVRKAALQELARFWKGNPETLPLLRERAIEDCNYEVRRAAVKELAENWKHLPEIPELLRDWAENAGDKFVRSVALQELSRCWGKSCCSLSFITDRVVKEKDSFARAIAVQNVAKYWSTEPAVLQLLMDKALDDEHYAVRSVALQELAEKWPSREDILPFIKERAVKDDHYSIRGVAIQELANGWRNEPEILDFIRDRCIHDEDNMVRGIAVSLLASLWPEEPGTFELIMDKAVSDEHYSVRKNAMEELAKTWHKKPETLHLVKDRLLNDSDNFVRITAVQELAKIWHADSGTLPLIKEIALKEKDEFVRDAAVRELIDGWQDEDIKKFIKKFA
- a CDS encoding IS5 family transposase, yielding MTKRKTGHDYEISDELWTKIKALLPLPKPKKKAGRPREDDRKIMNGIFYLLRTGCQWKALPRCYGVPGTVHDRFQEWQISGLFEKIWQLGLLDYDDEEGLEWEWQAIDGAMTKAPLGGAGTGANPTDRGKKGTKRSLLTDGKGIPLSVVVDGANRHDKMLVKGTLDAIIIERPSHKVTQNICMDKGYDYPDIRQLVDDYGYTAHIRKRGEENIRIDIPGYRARRWVVERTHSWLNRFRRLLIRWEKKIENYLAMLHLACAWITFRAAGLFG